One Mucilaginibacter ginkgonis genomic region harbors:
- a CDS encoding acyl-CoA dehydrogenase: MDFNYTEEQLMIRDAARNFAQQELKPGVIERDEHQKFPAEQVKALGELGFLGMMVSPQYGGGGMDSISYVLAMEELSKVDASASVVVSVNNSLVCYGIEKYGTEAQKEKYLVPLAKGEVIGAFCLSEPEAGSDATSQHTTAEDKGDYYLLNGTKNWITNGNSASVYIVIAQTHPELKHKGINAFIVEKGMEGFTVGPKENKMGIRGSDTHSLMFSDVKVPKENRIGDDGFGFSFAMKTLEGGRIGIAAQALGIAAGAYELALAYSKERKTFGKQLSEHQSIQFKLADMATEIEAARLLCLRAAWLKDHHQPYGHASAMAKLYAAETAMKVTTEAVQIHGGYGFVKEYHVERLMRDAKITQIYEGTSEIQKIVISREVLK; encoded by the coding sequence ATGGATTTTAATTATACCGAAGAACAATTAATGATACGCGATGCTGCCCGCAACTTTGCGCAGCAAGAACTTAAACCCGGCGTTATAGAGCGCGACGAACATCAAAAATTTCCGGCAGAGCAGGTTAAAGCCCTGGGCGAACTTGGCTTTTTAGGTATGATGGTATCGCCTCAATACGGCGGTGGCGGCATGGACAGTATCTCTTATGTACTGGCTATGGAAGAGTTGTCTAAAGTAGACGCATCCGCATCTGTTGTTGTTTCGGTAAACAATTCCCTGGTTTGTTACGGCATAGAAAAATACGGCACAGAAGCCCAAAAAGAAAAGTACCTGGTACCGCTGGCCAAAGGCGAGGTCATCGGTGCCTTTTGTTTGTCTGAGCCCGAGGCCGGTTCTGACGCCACTTCGCAGCATACCACGGCCGAAGACAAGGGCGACTACTACCTGTTGAACGGCACCAAAAACTGGATAACCAACGGTAACTCTGCATCGGTTTATATAGTTATCGCCCAAACGCATCCCGAATTAAAACACAAGGGTATTAACGCTTTTATTGTTGAGAAGGGGATGGAAGGATTTACAGTTGGGCCCAAAGAAAATAAGATGGGCATCCGTGGATCTGACACGCACTCGCTTATGTTCAGCGATGTAAAAGTGCCAAAAGAGAACCGCATTGGTGATGATGGTTTTGGTTTTTCATTCGCTATGAAGACTTTGGAAGGCGGCCGTATAGGTATTGCTGCACAGGCTTTGGGTATTGCCGCGGGTGCCTATGAGCTGGCTTTGGCTTATTCTAAAGAACGCAAAACCTTCGGTAAGCAATTATCAGAGCATCAGTCAATACAATTTAAGTTAGCCGATATGGCTACCGAGATAGAGGCGGCGCGCCTGCTGTGTCTGCGGGCGGCATGGTTAAAAGACCATCATCAGCCATACGGGCATGCCAGCGCCATGGCTAAACTTTATGCTGCGGAAACAGCCATGAAAGTTACCACAGAGGCTGTGCAAATACATGGCGGTTACGGCTTTGTTAAAGAGTACCATGTAGAACGGCTAATGCGCGACGCTAAGATCACCCAGATATATGAAGGCACATCAGAAATTCAGAAGATTGTCATATCGCGCGAGGTGTTAAAATAA
- a CDS encoding helix-turn-helix domain-containing protein, translating to MLLTDSEYLTTSEEAFKKKVALQIKRLRKQSQVTQDQFYSKTNINIARIESGKIDIRLDTLRKICYFFDVSLAGFFEGIY from the coding sequence ATGTTATTAACTGATTCTGAATATCTTACAACATCCGAGGAAGCGTTTAAGAAAAAAGTTGCACTACAGATCAAGCGCCTGCGTAAACAAAGCCAGGTTACACAAGATCAATTTTATAGCAAAACAAATATCAATATTGCCCGCATAGAGTCAGGGAAAATTGATATCCGCCTGGATACTTTACGCAAGATCTGTTACTTTTTTGATGTTTCTTTAGCCGGATTTTTTGAGGGCATCTATTAA
- a CDS encoding M13 family metallopeptidase has product MKTNVCLSFAFVAASLLAACKNGNNDANYAAHDVLIKNIDSTVSPGADFNKYANGGWIKKNPIPAAYARWGIGNLVNDELRDRLKKINEDALKANAAKGSNTQKIGDFYYSGMDTVEIEKQGISPLSPELAQIDKITDLKGLLDEFAHLSNMGVTTPIGAYVGQDAKNSNKMMLQLYQSGIGLPNRDYYFNKDAQSVKIRTDYQQTHLPAVLKLSGLETGAATAGTAKTYALEQFLADSSRKLEDLRDPYKNYNKMPLAGLTKLVPQIDWKDLFDKMDYKGVDTVIVGQPEYYRALSKALTTYSIADWKVYLRKNLVSEFSNQLSKPFRDESFRFYGGVISGRKAQLPRWKQVIDAENSLMGEVLGQLFVKEYFPAKTKERYVKLVDAIRTSFKEHIEKLDWMGPETKKKALDKLSAVNPKVGYPDKWKDFSDLQIVKNPYVRNVINANVFWHKREAAKLGKPVDRTEWDMTPQTYNAYYNPSNNEIVLPAAQFTIPGARDEDVDDAVVYGYAAASTIGHEITHGFDDEGRQYDAKGNLKAWWTPQDSAKFTQRAQGIINEFNNFEVFGLHVNGKASQGENIADLGGIVIGVDAFKKTEQYKEGKKINGLTPMQRFFLGYALGWLGHEREEALKNQIVTDVHAPAFLRVNGPMSNVPEFYDAFHIKKGDKMWVDPDKRVKIW; this is encoded by the coding sequence ATGAAAACAAACGTTTGTTTGTCATTTGCATTCGTAGCGGCCTCGCTTTTGGCTGCTTGTAAAAATGGAAACAATGATGCAAACTATGCTGCGCATGATGTGCTTATCAAAAACATCGACAGTACAGTAAGCCCCGGCGCCGATTTTAACAAATACGCCAATGGCGGCTGGATAAAGAAAAATCCTATTCCGGCTGCATATGCCCGCTGGGGCATTGGCAACTTAGTAAATGATGAGTTGCGCGACCGGCTTAAAAAAATTAATGAGGATGCTTTGAAAGCCAATGCCGCCAAGGGAAGTAACACCCAAAAGATCGGCGACTTTTACTATAGCGGTATGGATACCGTTGAAATTGAAAAGCAAGGTATCTCGCCGCTAAGTCCCGAATTAGCACAAATAGATAAGATAACAGACCTCAAAGGCCTGCTTGATGAATTTGCACACCTAAGCAACATGGGTGTAACCACGCCAATAGGCGCTTATGTTGGGCAGGACGCAAAGAATAGTAATAAGATGATGCTCCAGCTGTATCAAAGCGGAATTGGCTTGCCTAACCGCGATTACTATTTTAACAAGGATGCGCAAAGTGTTAAGATAAGGACGGATTATCAGCAAACACATTTACCTGCAGTCTTGAAACTTTCGGGTCTGGAAACGGGTGCCGCAACTGCCGGTACCGCCAAAACTTATGCGCTTGAGCAATTTTTAGCAGATAGCTCGCGCAAGCTTGAAGACCTGCGCGACCCCTATAAGAACTATAACAAAATGCCGCTTGCCGGACTGACTAAGCTGGTTCCGCAAATCGATTGGAAGGATCTGTTCGACAAGATGGACTATAAAGGCGTGGACACCGTAATAGTTGGCCAGCCCGAATATTATCGTGCGTTATCTAAAGCATTAACTACTTACAGCATTGCCGATTGGAAAGTTTATCTGCGTAAGAATTTGGTTTCTGAATTTAGCAACCAGTTAAGTAAACCGTTTCGGGATGAAAGTTTCCGTTTTTACGGCGGCGTGATATCTGGCCGCAAGGCGCAGTTGCCACGCTGGAAACAGGTGATAGATGCCGAGAACAGCCTGATGGGCGAAGTGCTGGGTCAGCTTTTTGTGAAAGAATATTTCCCGGCAAAAACCAAAGAGCGTTATGTGAAATTGGTTGATGCTATCCGTACCAGTTTTAAAGAGCATATCGAGAAACTGGACTGGATGGGCCCGGAGACAAAGAAAAAGGCATTAGACAAGCTGTCTGCCGTTAATCCTAAGGTGGGTTATCCCGACAAATGGAAAGATTTTTCTGACTTGCAGATCGTCAAAAATCCATACGTGCGTAATGTGATCAATGCCAATGTCTTCTGGCATAAACGCGAAGCTGCTAAATTAGGCAAACCTGTAGACCGTACTGAATGGGACATGACCCCGCAAACCTATAATGCGTATTACAACCCGTCTAATAATGAGATTGTATTGCCTGCCGCGCAGTTTACCATTCCGGGTGCACGGGACGAGGACGTGGACGACGCGGTAGTGTATGGCTATGCGGCAGCATCAACCATCGGCCATGAAATAACGCACGGCTTTGACGACGAAGGCCGACAGTACGATGCTAAAGGTAATTTAAAGGCATGGTGGACGCCGCAGGATTCGGCTAAGTTTACCCAACGCGCGCAAGGCATCATCAACGAGTTTAATAACTTCGAAGTATTTGGCTTGCACGTTAACGGCAAAGCATCGCAGGGAGAAAACATTGCCGACTTGGGGGGTATAGTTATAGGTGTGGATGCATTTAAAAAGACAGAACAATATAAAGAGGGCAAAAAGATAAACGGCCTAACCCCTATGCAGCGTTTCTTTCTAGGTTACGCCTTAGGCTGGCTAGGCCACGAGCGTGAAGAAGCGTTGAAGAACCAGATAGTGACCGATGTTCACGCGCCTGCGTTTTTACGCGTTAACGGACCTATGAGCAACGTGCCCGAATTTTACGACGCTTTCCATATAAAGAAAGGCGACAAGATGTGGGTTGATCCGGATAAAAGGGTAAAGATCTGGTAA
- the pnuC gene encoding nicotinamide riboside transporter PnuC, producing MHFFHSFVAWWQGQSIIELAGVITGLLCVYLAAINNIWNWPLAIISVVLYIFIFYDARLYADMGLQVYFLGTNIYGWYYWSRRPKTAVKVPVAWITRKEIVWSVIAMLVVTPVLGYTLITLAPVLHYQPAAFPYLDSFCTACSIVSQIFLARKVLQTWLIWIFVDVIYVGVYIVKDLQPTAFMYAVYVLIAILGFVDWRKDYKKQIAK from the coding sequence ATGCACTTCTTTCACTCATTTGTTGCCTGGTGGCAGGGCCAAAGCATCATAGAACTCGCCGGGGTAATCACCGGTTTGCTGTGTGTTTATTTAGCGGCCATCAACAATATCTGGAACTGGCCACTAGCCATAATCAGCGTAGTGCTGTACATCTTTATATTTTACGATGCGCGTCTTTACGCCGATATGGGTTTGCAGGTTTATTTTTTAGGCACTAACATTTACGGCTGGTATTACTGGAGCAGGCGACCGAAAACAGCCGTGAAAGTCCCCGTTGCATGGATTACCAGGAAAGAGATCGTTTGGTCTGTAATTGCCATGTTGGTTGTTACACCGGTATTAGGATATACGCTAATTACCCTAGCGCCGGTATTACATTATCAACCCGCAGCATTCCCGTACCTGGATAGCTTTTGCACCGCTTGCAGTATAGTAAGTCAGATTTTCCTGGCGCGTAAAGTGTTGCAAACCTGGCTAATATGGATCTTTGTAGATGTAATATACGTGGGCGTTTACATTGTAAAAGACCTGCAGCCTACCGCATTTATGTACGCTGTTTATGTGTTGATCGCTATATTAGGCTTTGTTGATTGGCGGAAGGATTACAAAAAGCAAATCGCTAAATAA
- a CDS encoding AAA family ATPase has product MSDKIYKIAVVGPESTGKSTMSAYLAKHFNTVWVPEYARDYCAKLTEPPTWQDEINMFHGQLALEKELLPQANKILICDTTFITVKIWSDYTFGRSPQEVIDELARHHYDFYLLLNIDLPWEEDPLRDFPHMREHFMSVWYKELNDLKVDYRLISGTGQHRYDSAVGAIQQFLKSAST; this is encoded by the coding sequence ATGAGCGACAAAATCTACAAAATAGCCGTTGTAGGGCCGGAATCGACGGGTAAGTCTACCATGTCTGCCTATCTGGCTAAGCACTTCAATACGGTTTGGGTGCCTGAGTACGCCCGCGATTACTGCGCAAAACTGACCGAGCCGCCCACCTGGCAGGACGAGATCAACATGTTTCATGGCCAACTAGCTTTAGAAAAGGAATTGCTGCCGCAAGCCAATAAGATACTTATCTGCGATACCACCTTCATCACTGTAAAGATCTGGAGCGATTACACATTCGGTCGCTCGCCGCAAGAAGTGATAGATGAACTGGCCCGCCACCATTACGATTTTTATCTGTTGCTCAACATCGACCTGCCCTGGGAAGAAGACCCCCTGCGCGATTTCCCGCACATGCGTGAGCACTTCATGTCGGTCTGGTATAAGGAATTGAATGACTTAAAAGTTGATTACCGATTGATATCCGGTACCGGGCAACACAGGTACGATAGTGCGGTAGGGGCAATCCAACAGTTTTTAAAGTCGGCATCAACTTAA
- a CDS encoding RNA polymerase sigma factor has product MEAVYIDKHYQLVAECKQGSKKACYELYRLYAKAMLNVAFRIVGNVAEAEDVLQESFLDAFNKLKDFRQETTFGLWIKQIVVNRSINLLRKRRLELVDMDGEQMENIADEEVFDDEDMQYQVAQVKEAMKLLPEGYRVVLSLYLLEGYDHEEIGQILNITENTSRTQFLRAKRKLGDILKQKGKVA; this is encoded by the coding sequence TTGGAAGCAGTTTACATAGACAAGCATTACCAGTTGGTTGCCGAGTGCAAGCAGGGAAGTAAAAAGGCATGCTACGAACTTTACCGTTTGTATGCCAAGGCGATGCTTAATGTGGCCTTCCGGATTGTTGGTAATGTCGCCGAAGCGGAAGACGTGCTGCAGGAATCTTTCCTGGACGCGTTTAACAAGCTGAAAGACTTCAGGCAGGAAACCACATTCGGGCTGTGGATAAAGCAAATTGTGGTTAACCGGTCCATCAACTTATTGCGCAAGCGACGGCTGGAACTGGTAGATATGGATGGCGAGCAGATGGAGAATATCGCCGATGAAGAAGTTTTTGACGACGAAGATATGCAATACCAGGTGGCGCAGGTAAAAGAGGCCATGAAGCTATTGCCCGAAGGGTACAGGGTGGTGCTGTCGCTTTATTTATTAGAAGGCTACGACCACGAGGAAATAGGACAAATTTTAAACATAACAGAAAACACCTCGAGGACGCAATTCCTGAGGGCCAAAAGAAAACTTGGCGACATATTAAAGCAGAAAGGAAAGGTAGCATGA
- a CDS encoding class I SAM-dependent rRNA methyltransferase, which translates to MIDVILKKGKEKAVLQKHPWVFSGAIDKVKGKPANGDVVRLIDTQDRFMAYGFYNDQSRVALRLLEWNEDVQINAEWFRNKVAIAVKSRQELLADGTTNTCRLIFSEADYLPGLIVDKYADYLSLQILTSGIENNKATIINALQELLNPAGIFDKSDASSRGHEGMDASDGGVLAGNHPPEIVEVKENGITYGINIAEGQKSGFYCDQRDNRHIVATHAKGKKLLDCFSYTGGFSLNALKNGAAQVISVDSSALAIETLKKNISLNNLDDLRFTAIQSDVNKQLRRFKEESETFDVIVLDPPKYAPSRSALDRASRAYKDLNRIAMLLLNKGGLLATFSCSGAMDIDTFKQVLAWAALDAGKEVQFIYQFCQPEDHPVRSSFPEGEYLKGLLCRVM; encoded by the coding sequence ATGATCGATGTCATCCTTAAAAAAGGAAAAGAAAAAGCTGTATTACAAAAACACCCCTGGGTATTTTCGGGGGCAATAGATAAAGTTAAAGGCAAACCTGCCAATGGCGATGTTGTTCGGCTTATTGATACGCAAGACCGCTTTATGGCGTATGGGTTTTATAATGATCAGTCGCGGGTGGCGTTGCGACTGCTGGAGTGGAACGAGGATGTGCAGATCAATGCCGAATGGTTTCGCAATAAGGTGGCAATAGCAGTTAAGAGTAGGCAGGAGCTACTTGCCGACGGCACTACCAACACTTGCCGCTTGATCTTCAGCGAAGCAGATTACTTGCCAGGGTTGATCGTCGATAAGTATGCGGATTATCTTTCACTACAGATACTGACATCGGGCATAGAGAATAATAAAGCGACCATCATCAATGCGCTGCAGGAACTGTTAAATCCGGCGGGCATATTTGATAAGAGCGACGCGTCATCGCGCGGGCATGAAGGTATGGACGCCTCAGACGGAGGCGTACTGGCCGGCAACCATCCGCCCGAAATTGTGGAAGTAAAAGAAAATGGTATCACTTATGGCATCAACATCGCCGAAGGCCAGAAGTCGGGCTTCTATTGCGACCAGCGCGACAACCGGCATATTGTAGCCACGCACGCCAAAGGCAAAAAACTGCTTGATTGCTTTTCTTACACCGGCGGCTTCTCGCTCAACGCCTTGAAGAATGGCGCGGCGCAGGTGATTAGTGTAGACAGTTCTGCATTGGCCATTGAAACGCTGAAGAAAAACATCAGCCTTAATAATTTAGACGATTTGAGATTTACTGCCATACAATCTGACGTTAACAAGCAACTGCGCCGGTTTAAGGAAGAAAGCGAGACATTCGACGTGATCGTACTGGATCCGCCAAAGTATGCGCCATCACGTTCCGCGCTCGACCGTGCATCCCGTGCTTATAAAGACCTTAACCGCATAGCTATGCTGCTGCTTAACAAAGGCGGGCTGCTGGCCACATTCTCGTGCTCGGGTGCTATGGACATCGACACATTTAAACAGGTGCTGGCCTGGGCAGCGCTCGATGCCGGCAAAGAAGTGCAGTTTATCTATCAATTCTGCCAGCCGGAAGACCACCCGGTAAGGTCGTCTTTCCCTGAAGGGGAGTATTTAAAAGGGTTGTTGTGTAGAGTGATGTAG
- a CDS encoding ATP-dependent nuclease — protein sequence MKLISVQILNYRSIKDLTITIDELTDKSYTYGLLGVNEAGKSTLLKALAYNSGLKNEKGELLPLKKDFRDRSKSIQIIFSYRLSKSEVKIAKEKHLSSVTSFTSEDSYLEDVKLIIRHDYNDRDTLYNYDIDFFRLNASSEVKESIEAALTDFVFEKAHDTVFWTPDERFLISKPINLSQFAADPNAVSVPLQNCFALAGMKSPLEIQERIALISESTEREQLKDNLSDAVSAHINAIWKKHPIKITFDISDGQINFHVRDLNSKAIAKTADQRSDGFAQFVSFLLTISAENKTQNLNSTILLIDEPETHLHPRAQIDLLDELITITKNMRNNIVFFATHSNYMADKKDMSRNYKVSKVHDDKDGKEVTVIEKFDEKITTYAGATYKVFDIPSSDYHNELYSRLHEAFQERNLEDESRINLKNFDTEFFIKHLALAKNKPWKGKANSCSLPTFVRNGIHHPTSTNVYTDEELRTSIEIMEAAL from the coding sequence ATGAAATTAATATCTGTACAAATCCTAAATTACAGAAGTATTAAAGACTTGACAATCACGATTGACGAGTTAACTGATAAGAGTTATACCTACGGCTTATTAGGAGTCAACGAAGCGGGAAAATCAACTCTACTGAAAGCACTCGCTTATAATAGCGGCCTGAAAAATGAAAAAGGGGAATTGTTGCCTTTAAAGAAGGACTTTAGAGATAGATCTAAATCAATACAAATAATTTTTAGTTATCGACTTAGTAAAAGCGAAGTCAAAATCGCAAAGGAAAAGCATCTTTCCAGTGTGACCAGTTTTACAAGTGAGGATAGCTATTTGGAAGATGTGAAACTTATTATAAGACATGATTATAATGATCGTGACACTTTATATAATTATGATATAGATTTTTTTAGACTTAATGCGTCATCAGAAGTAAAAGAAAGTATCGAGGCGGCTTTGACAGATTTTGTTTTCGAAAAAGCACATGATACAGTCTTTTGGACTCCCGATGAGCGATTTCTAATTTCTAAACCAATTAATTTATCACAATTTGCTGCCGACCCAAATGCGGTATCTGTGCCTCTACAAAATTGTTTTGCGCTGGCAGGCATGAAGTCCCCACTAGAAATACAAGAAAGAATCGCCTTAATCAGTGAATCGACAGAACGAGAGCAGCTTAAAGATAATTTGAGTGATGCAGTATCAGCGCATATAAATGCCATATGGAAAAAGCATCCAATTAAAATAACTTTCGATATTTCTGACGGACAGATAAATTTTCATGTTCGCGACTTAAATAGTAAAGCAATAGCAAAAACAGCTGATCAACGAAGTGATGGTTTTGCGCAATTCGTTTCATTTCTACTTACGATTTCAGCTGAAAATAAAACTCAAAATCTTAATAGCACTATTTTATTGATTGACGAACCAGAAACTCACCTTCACCCTAGAGCACAAATCGATTTATTAGATGAGTTAATAACAATTACGAAAAACATGCGAAATAACATAGTTTTTTTTGCCACTCATTCTAACTACATGGCCGATAAAAAGGATATGAGCAGGAATTACAAAGTATCAAAGGTTCATGATGACAAAGACGGTAAAGAAGTAACTGTTATAGAAAAATTTGATGAAAAAATCACAACTTACGCTGGCGCGACTTATAAAGTGTTTGACATACCAAGTAGTGATTATCATAACGAATTATATTCGAGATTGCACGAAGCGTTTCAAGAGAGAAATTTAGAAGATGAAAGTAGGATCAATCTAAAAAACTTCGACACCGAGTTTTTTATAAAACACTTAGCGTTGGCTAAAAATAAACCTTGGAAAGGAAAAGCCAATAGCTGTAGTTTACCTACTTTTGTGCGTAATGGTATACACCATCCCACTTCTACAAATGTGTATACAGATGAAGAACTAAGAACATCAATTGAAATTATGGAGGCTGCTTTGTAG
- a CDS encoding tRNA-binding protein: protein MHFLTWSEFEKVALHAGTILQVLDFPEARKPAYKLQVDFGEHGVKWSSAQITKRYTKEELVGRQILGVINFPPKQIGKFISEFLVTGLADENGEIVLAAIERPVPNGSRLI, encoded by the coding sequence ATGCACTTCCTTACCTGGAGCGAATTTGAAAAAGTAGCGCTCCACGCGGGCACTATCCTGCAAGTGCTCGATTTCCCCGAGGCGCGTAAACCTGCCTACAAATTACAAGTAGACTTTGGCGAACACGGAGTAAAGTGGAGCAGTGCGCAGATTACTAAACGTTACACAAAAGAAGAACTTGTTGGCAGGCAGATATTAGGGGTCATCAATTTCCCGCCTAAGCAGATCGGTAAGTTTATCTCGGAGTTTTTGGTGACCGGCCTGGCGGATGAGAACGGAGAGATCGTACTGGCTGCTATTGAGCGGCCTGTGCCAAATGGGAGCAGGTTGATATAG
- a CDS encoding nucleoside deaminase, with product MRYINFEDDATVSPDDFFMNEALREAKLALAEDEIPIGAIVVCKGQIIGRGHNLTERLNDVSAHAEMQALTAATNYIGGKYLPDCTLYVTLEPCVMCAGASYWFQVGRIVFGAYDARMGFGRINQKITHPKTLITGGIRENECAQLVRDFFKSRRNKT from the coding sequence GTGCGATACATCAATTTTGAAGACGACGCTACCGTTTCGCCCGACGATTTTTTTATGAATGAGGCGCTTCGCGAGGCTAAACTGGCCCTCGCCGAGGACGAGATACCCATTGGTGCCATTGTGGTTTGTAAAGGGCAGATCATTGGCAGGGGGCATAACCTGACAGAGCGGCTCAACGATGTTTCGGCACATGCCGAAATGCAGGCGCTAACCGCGGCCACCAACTACATAGGCGGCAAATACCTGCCTGACTGTACGCTTTATGTAACCCTGGAGCCTTGTGTAATGTGTGCCGGTGCAAGTTACTGGTTCCAGGTTGGGCGGATAGTGTTTGGCGCCTACGATGCACGTATGGGTTTCGGCCGTATCAATCAGAAAATTACCCATCCAAAAACGCTGATCACAGGTGGCATCCGCGAGAACGAATGTGCCCAACTGGTGCGCGATTTCTTTAAAAGCAGGCGCAACAAAACTTGA
- a CDS encoding superoxide dismutase — protein sequence MAFELPALPYATDALEPHIDKMTMEIHHGKHHQAYVTNLNKALEGKPEANSSIEEIVKNISKYPAAVRNNGGGHYNHSLFWTLLTPNGGGEPGGALGDAIKSTFGSFADFKTKVNEAGATRFGSGWAWLIVTADKKLAVISTPNQDSPLMDIAEVKGTPIFGIDVWEHAYYLKYQNRRPDYLAAIWNVVNWNHVAELYKKATA from the coding sequence ATGGCATTTGAACTTCCTGCGTTACCTTACGCCACAGACGCGCTTGAACCGCATATCGACAAAATGACCATGGAAATTCACCATGGCAAACACCACCAGGCTTATGTTACCAACCTTAACAAAGCATTGGAAGGTAAACCAGAGGCTAACAGCAGCATAGAAGAGATCGTTAAAAATATATCTAAGTACCCGGCTGCTGTGCGTAACAATGGCGGCGGCCATTATAACCACTCATTGTTCTGGACATTGCTAACACCAAACGGTGGCGGCGAACCTGGCGGTGCCTTGGGCGATGCCATTAAAAGCACTTTCGGTTCATTTGCCGATTTTAAGACCAAAGTGAACGAGGCGGGTGCTACCCGTTTTGGTTCTGGCTGGGCATGGCTGATCGTCACTGCCGATAAAAAACTGGCTGTGATTTCTACCCCAAACCAGGACAGCCCGTTAATGGACATTGCCGAAGTTAAGGGCACACCGATCTTCGGTATTGACGTTTGGGAGCATGCGTATTATCTAAAATACCAAAACCGCCGCCCCGATTATCTGGCAGCCATCTGGAACGTAGTAAACTGGAACCACGTAGCAGAGCTGTACAAAAAAGCAACTGCTTAA
- the ypfJ gene encoding KPN_02809 family neutral zinc metallopeptidase codes for MQWFGGRESDNVEEGSSSGGGRGFAFGGGILGLIGVVIYIFTGINPSGLLNGGSNNNSQQQVNAPVTGPESAEKKQARLVLAGTEEVWDSLFTARGKTYEKPILHFFTGQVDAGCGFATSATGPFYCPQDRKVYIDLDFYDELKNRFGAPGEFAQAYVIAHEVGHHVQNLLGTSQKVENAESQAGSDAERNRYSVALELQADFYAGVWAHYENLYHQNGLVLNSSDIASALNAAKQIGDDHLQQQAGGSVEPDSFTHGSSQQRMYWFKKGFDTGDLTQGNTFKEMGL; via the coding sequence ATGCAATGGTTCGGCGGTCGCGAGAGCGATAATGTAGAAGAAGGCAGCAGCAGCGGCGGTGGTCGCGGGTTTGCCTTTGGCGGCGGTATTTTAGGCCTTATTGGCGTGGTGATCTATATTTTTACCGGCATTAACCCAAGCGGCCTGTTAAATGGCGGTAGCAATAATAACAGTCAGCAACAGGTTAACGCACCCGTTACCGGCCCCGAGAGTGCCGAGAAGAAACAAGCGCGGCTGGTACTTGCCGGTACAGAAGAAGTTTGGGACAGCCTGTTTACCGCGCGAGGAAAAACGTACGAAAAACCCATACTGCATTTCTTTACCGGGCAGGTTGACGCGGGCTGCGGCTTCGCTACCTCTGCAACGGGCCCATTCTATTGCCCGCAAGACCGCAAAGTTTATATAGACCTGGACTTTTATGACGAATTAAAGAACCGCTTCGGCGCACCGGGCGAGTTCGCGCAGGCTTATGTGATAGCGCACGAGGTTGGCCATCACGTGCAAAATTTGTTAGGCACTTCGCAAAAAGTAGAAAATGCCGAGTCGCAGGCCGGCAGCGATGCCGAGCGCAACCGCTACTCGGTAGCCTTAGAATTGCAAGCCGACTTTTATGCCGGTGTTTGGGCGCATTACGAAAACCTGTACCACCAGAATGGCTTAGTGCTTAACAGCAGCGACATTGCATCGGCGTTAAACGCTGCCAAACAAATTGGCGACGACCACCTGCAGCAGCAGGCCGGCGGCAGTGTAGAACCGGATAGCTTTACTCACGGAAGTTCTCAGCAGCGCATGTACTGGTTTAAAAAAGGTTTTGATACCGGCGACCTAACCCAGGGGAATACGTTTAAGGAGATGGGGTTGTAA